The Sphingomonas alpina genome has a segment encoding these proteins:
- a CDS encoding DUF1611 domain-containing protein — translation MPKSYLLFLGDTTITGYAKTAFGLRDWAGDACVGEYALAGATVSTGLPRLSPAEARLRGARAMIIGVANAGGVIPDSWVAGLIEALEAGLDLVSGMHMKLGDMPVLRNAAERLGRELIDVRTPPAGIRVGTGAKRGGKRLLTVGTDCALGKKYTALAIARAFRARGVNADFRATGQTGIMIAGGGIPMDAVVSDFLAGAAELLSPDAPADHWDVIEGQGSLFHPAYAAVTLGLLHGSQPDLFVVCHEPGRTAMLGHPGFTLPSIETVIAETVALGRLTNPAIRCAGVSLNTGALGTETAAALIAAESDRLGLPVADPIRGGAAFERLIDACLA, via the coding sequence TTGCCAAAGTCCTATCTCCTGTTCCTCGGGGACACGACCATAACCGGCTATGCCAAGACCGCTTTCGGCCTGCGCGACTGGGCGGGTGATGCCTGTGTCGGCGAATATGCGCTCGCCGGCGCGACCGTCTCGACCGGCCTGCCGCGCCTCTCCCCGGCCGAGGCGCGGCTGCGCGGCGCGCGCGCGATGATCATCGGTGTCGCCAATGCCGGCGGAGTGATCCCGGACAGCTGGGTCGCCGGTCTGATCGAAGCGCTAGAGGCCGGACTGGACCTGGTCAGCGGGATGCATATGAAGCTTGGCGACATGCCGGTTCTACGCAATGCCGCTGAACGCCTTGGGCGTGAATTGATCGACGTGCGTACGCCGCCGGCGGGCATCCGTGTCGGTACGGGGGCGAAACGCGGTGGCAAAAGGCTGTTGACCGTCGGTACCGATTGCGCACTGGGCAAGAAATACACTGCGCTGGCCATTGCGCGCGCCTTTCGGGCACGCGGCGTCAATGCTGATTTCCGCGCCACCGGCCAGACCGGGATCATGATAGCCGGCGGCGGCATCCCGATGGATGCGGTGGTGTCGGATTTCCTCGCCGGCGCGGCCGAACTGCTCAGCCCCGATGCACCGGCCGATCACTGGGACGTGATCGAGGGGCAGGGTTCGCTGTTCCACCCGGCCTATGCCGCGGTGACACTCGGCTTGCTGCACGGCAGCCAGCCCGATCTGTTCGTCGTTTGCCATGAGCCCGGCCGTACCGCGATGCTAGGTCATCCGGGCTTTACCCTGCCGTCGATCGAGACGGTGATTGCCGAGACGGTGGCGCTTGGCCGCCTGACCAACCCGGCGATCCGCTGCGCCGGGGTGAGCCTCAACACCGGCGCGCTCGGTACCGAGACCGCCGCGGCTCTGATCGCGGCCGAATCCGATAGGCTCGGTCTGCCGGTCGCCGATCCGATCCGCGGGGGCGCCGCGTTCGAGCGCCTTATCGACGCCTGCCTCGCATGA